Part of the Melitaea cinxia chromosome 6, ilMelCinx1.1, whole genome shotgun sequence genome is shown below.
ttaataactgtattttttatcaacATCTATTTCAAGCACAGAAACTGCGTACCCACCGTGAAGTGGTATACAATACTCATACTACTGCGGGCTGGGAATCACTGCATCAGAGCAACCAAATCAAtaggatattttaaattaacatggttattattaaaaaacgggatatttaccatgttttttattttcattttacagaGCTTGATATTTCAACATTAGCTACGAATGTTTCGTGAACAAGACATATCCGTGTTTGAATAATTTCAGCAAAATTCATTCTCTTTTTTCTACCGCTCAAAATTCTACTCAATTTTATACTGTAGtaataatttactatataatatgtgtacaattttatagtgctgtgtggctacggcaccaaagaatatagccaccccctctcttcccgtgggtgtcgtaagaggcgactaagggataacaaggttccactaccaccttggaacttaagaagccgaccgatggcgggataaccatctaaccgctggctttggcgtcttaggtgcgacaaagccagccctgcggccaccaacccgcctgcccagcgtggtgactatgggaaacacacataagttcacgcatttttggcgtgaacttgtggagtcctatgtccagcagtggactgcaataggctggaatgatgatgatgatgatgatgattatactgtacatattttttttttaattctaaacctattttgtttattaaaagcagtgtaaaaataatttataatttacggtTTATTGTAATTGGATTTGGAATTTCAAACTTTCACCTACCAGAACCTTGGGTTGTTTTTCATTTACTACACGGCCAAACGTTGACATTGACAAGTTTAAGAGCCGTAATGGAACACCGTAGTGTCTGAAACAACACTAGAGGGCATTTTTATCGGtcttagttaatatttatttaatttacaaacataGCCTTTCAATAAgatgtactgatttttttttgcgtaaTTGGAAAATAGCCTTGGCTAACATTAGGCTTAAAGCCCTCGTATTTGAGTTAAGTGTCACTTTGACATActactaaaaaaaagaaaccatAACAACAACAAATATGGCGAGTGATTTAGATGATTTAgtacaaaatattgaaaacgtaagtaaataaatgagaAATAGTTGAATGTTACTTCATTTATATGTAACTAATGATTGATTCTCCTTTTTAGATTAAGTCTACAGTTAGAAAATCATTTGCTCATATATATGCGACTTTAAAAGCGAgagaattaaaaacattaaggCAGCTCGATGTTATTCGAAAACAATGCAAGGATAACAAAGAATTGGAGAGGAATTGTGTTCAGAATATTAAAGTATGCTATGATAACGAGTCCACTTTATTAGATTATATATCAAACTACGGCGTGATTGATTTTGAGAAACTTAATTTTGATAGTAGTACTTTTATACTAGAGGATTACATCAGTCCAAACGACGATCATATGTATTCATACAAAACAATTGAAGAATTAActgagaaagaaaatatagaagAATTAGAAGCTATTGAAGAGGCAgctttaaaacaaataactgAAACTGAAGATTGCGTCTGCATTGTGAATGTTCAGTCTGAAGATGTCTCGAAAAAGTTTCGAGACAGAGATACAAATATAAATCCTGTAAATGTAACTGAAATCCCTTTTAACGACAGTGAAGAACAGAAAGAAAACAATGACATTGATTTATTAGAAAATGCTttagaagaaataaaagaatGTTCCGACGAAGAAGTTAAGAAAATTAATCCCACAGATGACTGGctaaattctattaaaaatcaaaCAGAGACTGAACCTTCACAAGTTACCGATGTAATGGAGCACAGTACTATAGCTTGCTCTTAACATgaattatattatcattttattttgttacttaaagtgcatttaataaacttttttattttatctaaaatttgtttatgattttaataacttttataattatttttataactttttacatttataaaaataaaatacagggaaaaatgaaacaacaaaaaaataaagcatcaacttatattgttaatacattttttacaaatggCGTTACTGAACACTTAAAACTAGTATGCATTGACTCCGATTATATTttctaatgaataaatattaccCTTTATTTCTACCGCACTTGAAGTGCAgcagacaaataaaaataatggtcACCAATCCACAAAAATCATAACAACTGCCTGATTcttatttcattacaatatgGTTTATTTATGGCACTTATACATGACATACTCTATACATACATCTCTATAAATTCCCATCTTTGGATGGAATCTGTTTTAAATGGAGATGTAATCTAGTTTGTACTCAACTTTTTCACTGGAAAATCTGCAATGGCACAAACAGAAGTGCTGGCGTGTGGAAAATGCATCGTTTTATTGAAGTGTGAACAAATAAAGGTATGTGCTAAAGGCTAGTAAAGTTTAGAATATAACATTACTCCTTACAGTGACaggttataatataatacttggATATAGGCACTAAATTCATTATGGATGGGTATTTTTAGGCCACCTTCGATTTGCTTGAAGTAATTTTATTGTCATATTACTTTCAATAAGCTACAACCTAAGAATTTTACTGagtgttaatatattttcatgaatACTGAATGATATAAATTTCTAAGTTAATGTTTGTAGATGATAGGTTAGTAAAGGCTAAAATTCGTTAAAAGGATACATGTAGAAGTTTCTAAaggataattttataatttgagtGTACAAAATCTCAAATGAGTACAAAGTTTGAACTAAATATAGCATGTACCTAAGGTATATTATGAACTCGttacaaataagtttttaacTAGCTTACATTGTGTACCGATTACGACTACTATTgtacatttaaacaaaataaacagcTTATGTACTATACAAGTCCAAAGTCTGTGCATACCGCAGCGACATCACGATTGTTTTGCTTCTCCGAACCGTTGGCAGCCATGTTTAATTCTACCAATGTGTCAACGCTATTTATACTGACCCCTTTCAGAATCTTCTGTGCAGCTAAACTAGTGAAATTAAAGCTCAAGTCGCTTAGGCttggaaaattgtaaaaatcctGATGATCTTTCTTGCCATCTTGGCTAAGGCTGTATCGTTTCTGTTTGTTCTCTAAACAGTTGATTTTCTCGGTCGAAGTGTTGATATCTTTTATCAATTCTTGATTCTTCAGTGCGAGGTTTGGTTCCGAACCTAGCACAGTCGGTTTTTGATCGATGCCTTTTGTTAATAAATTGGCTATCGACTCTGAGCTCATTCTGTTATG
Proteins encoded:
- the LOC123654586 gene encoding uncharacterized protein LOC123654586, which produces MASDLDDLVQNIENIKSTVRKSFAHIYATLKARELKTLRQLDVIRKQCKDNKELERNCVQNIKVCYDNESTLLDYISNYGVIDFEKLNFDSSTFILEDYISPNDDHMYSYKTIEELTEKENIEELEAIEEAALKQITETEDCVCIVNVQSEDVSKKFRDRDTNINPVNVTEIPFNDSEEQKENNDIDLLENALEEIKECSDEEVKKINPTDDWLNSIKNQTETEPSQVTDVMEHSTIACS